Genomic DNA from Alicyclobacillus fastidiosus:
ACGAAATCCGTTGGCGCCAAACTTCCGACCCACGAGTCAAAAATCTGCAGCGCCTTGGCACCGGCTTCTACCTGTTCCCGGCCATAGCGGATAATCATCTCAGCCAGCTTGTCCATCAACTGCTGCCAGAGGTCCGGGCGGCTGACCATCATTTGCTTGGTCTGGAGATAGTCCCGTGACGGACCGCCCTCGACCATGTAACTCGCGAGGGTGAATGGCGCACCCATGAAACCGATGAGAGGAACGCGCAATTCATTGGAAAGAAGGCGGATGGTCTCGAGCACGTGCGGGAGTTTTTCCTGTGCATCGAAGACCTGTAATCGTTCAACGTCGCGCTCGTGGCGAATTGGTGACGCAATCACTGGGCCAACGTTTTCGCGAATCTCGAATGGCAACCCCATGGCACCCACAGGGATCATGATGTCGGAGAAAAGGATGGCCGCGTCGACGCCCAACTTGTCGACAGGCATTTTCGTGACTTCTACGGCCACTTCTGGGTGTTCGCAGATTTCGACGAGGCTGTAGCGTTGGCGGATTGCCCGGTAATCGGCATCGTAGCGCCCTGCCTGGCGCATAAACCAAACTGGTACCGACTTCGTCTCTTCGAGTCGGCAAGCACGTAAAAATGAATCATTGAACAAGGTTAACGAACTCCGTTTCACGCGAACTTCGCGAGGATTGTCGATTCCTGTAACTCTATCCTCTCCAGTTATAGCCGACGCGAGAAGGCGCATGCAAATTCTTTACGCGATCTTCATCGCAAATTTATGTGACGTTCGCCAAACTGTCATTTGCTTGCGCAGAGGGGTATAATTAACGGGGACGATCTAACAAGGAGGTCTTGCTCGTGAGTTTGGAACTGGATTTCTATCAGATGATGATTCAGCCGATGCGTGACGAGTTGACACAAGTCGGTTTTCGCGAACTCCGCAGTGCGCAAGAAGTGGACGAAGTCATGGCCGAGCACAGCGGCACGACGCTGTTTGTGGTAAACTCCGTCTGCGGCTGCGCAGGGGGCATTGCGCGCCCAGGTGTGGCAATGGCTCTGGAGAATGGCAAGCTGCCAGACCGTTTGGTGACCGTATTCGCCGGGCAGGATAAGGATGCGACAGAACGCGCGCGCTCCTTCTTCACGAACATGCCACCATCCTCTCCATCGATGTTCCTGTTTAAGGACGGAGAATTGGTCGGGGTTCTTCATCGGAGCGACATTGAAGGGTCGACGGCGGAAGCAGTGGCTACCAAGTTGAAGGCCCTGTTTGACCAATACTGCACAGCAAAATCAAACTGAGACTGAGCCGCGGGGGCCATCGGCCAACGCGTGAATTGTTCGAACCACCTCTCGAGTCGAGCGCTTTGCTCGACTCGTTTTATATGCCAGTCGGGCTGCCATGCACTGTGGTAAACTAACTGCAAAAGTAGACGAGGGGAATCTCGATTGGGACAATTTACATATTGGTGTTCTGCAGAGGACTCATTTCAGGAGATCCGCAATATTTTTTGTGTCGGCCGCAATTATCGCGATCACGCTAGTGAATTGGGCAACGCGGTTCCAACCGAGCCGATGATTTTCGCGAAACCCACACATGCGCTCGCTGCGGCTCGAGGACTCGTCGCTCTGCCGGCGTCGCGAAAAGAAATTCACCACGAATTGGAGATTGTACTCTACATCGACAAGCCTGTGGAACCGTCATCCACCGCTCGTGACGTGGTGGGGGCCGTGGCGCTCGGACTCGATTTGACGGACCGAGTTGCACAGACCAAGTTGAAGGAAAAGGGGCATCCTTGGGAGTATGCGAAGGGTTTTGTGGGGTCCGCCATCCTCAGTGACTTCCATCGGTTTCAAGATTTTCGCGACGTCGAAGGATGCGACTTTGCATTTGATGTAAACGACGTAACCGTGCAGTCGGGGAATCCGCACGATATGGTGTTTGACTTTGACGCCCTCATCCAGCACGTGCAGCGCCACTTTGGGTTGAACCGAGGAGATGTTCTCTTCACGGGAACGCCGGCCGGCGTCGGGCCGCTGCAAGATGGCGATCGATGTGTATTGCGAATGAACCAGGACACATGGGCGGAGTTTCAGATTCAGCACGGATTCGGCGGCAAGGAGGAATGAGTGTGTCGCGAACAAACGCCATGGACGCCTATCTCGAAGCGATTTATGTGATCAAGGCTGAAGGCGAGACCGTTTTAGCATCCAAGATCGCAGATTATCTCAACGTGTCTCGGCCGACGGTTTCGCAGACGTTACAACGGATGAATACAGCAGGATACGTGACCACTGGTGACGGCAAGGAAGTCGTTCTAACGGAAGCTGGCCTCGCGCAGGCGGAGAAAATCGTTCGCAGACACAGGCTGTTGGAGCGGTGGTTGACGGATCAACTGGGCTTGGACTGGGCGGATGCGCACGTCGAGGCGGGACGCCTCGAGAATAGCGTTTCGCCACTGGTTGAGGAGCGACTCGCAGAGATGTTGGGATACCCGACGACGTGCCCGCATGGCAATGTGATCCCTGGGACAGGTTACGCGCAGCCAAAGGGTATCCCGTTGTCCGAAGCACCGTCAGATAAAACGGTCGAGGTCATCCGCATCGTGGAATTGGCCGAGGAGGATCTGGATCTACTCCGCTACCTGGACAAGACCGGCTTCGTTCCTGGAGCTCGTTTGAAAGTCGAATCGCAAAATCGCTTCGAGGCAGGTGTTCCGGTGGAGGTGCGAGGCGAGGTCATCTCGCTAGATCCGGCCGTCGCACTGCGCATACTGGTTCGCGAGGTCGAAGCATAAAAATTGTCGAAATGGCCCACCTTACCGTTGAGAATGCGGAAAGGTGGGCTTTTGCATGCGACGAGACATGCGATCCCGACGGTGGATTCGACGCATCGCTACGCTATGTGCAGCGCTTGTCGCCATGATTGGGATATCGGTAGCGGCCGGCCAGACGACAAGAGCAGAGACCTCCACGCCGTCTGGTCCATACGTAAATGCCAAGGCCGCCATCGTCTACGATGCCACGACGAAACGAGTCCTCTACGACAAGCGGGCAAACGAGGCGATGTACCCAGCGAGTACGACCAAACTGATGACGGCCATCCTCTTGGTTCAGCACATGCAACCGGATGACCCAGTTTATGTGGGGACGGAGGCGGCTCATCAACCGAAAGTTCGACTCGGTGTGCAGCCGGGGACGGAAATTCCTGCGGACGACGCACTGCGGGCGCTCCTGATGAAGAGTGCCAACGACGTCGCGTACGGGATTGCCGAGACGGTGGGCGGATCGCAAGCGGGGTTTGCGCGGATGATGAATGTGGAGGCGCGGATTCTGGGGTGCACACACACTCAATTTGTCACTCCGAACGGCCTTCATGCCGAAGCGCACGCGACATCGGCCAAGGACATTGCACTGATCTTGGCAGAAGCCATCAAGTACCCTCGTATTGTCGAAGCGATGCAGACGCAACAGCATACGGTGGCCGGCAAGGTGATTCGCAACACGAATCGACTGCTCTATGGTCAAGCGACGTCCATTGGCGATTATATCGGCGGCAAGACAGGATTTACGTCGAAAGCAATGTACTGTCTGGCGACTGCAGTCAAACAAGGCGAGCATGTGCGAATCAGCGTCGTGCTTGGCGCTCCCCGAAAAAGTCTGATGTATCGTGAAACAGTTCGCCTGTTGTCGTGGTCAAACCGGGCGTTTGACGCTTCCAAGGACACGTCCGAGGAGGATGACTGAAGGACGTCCGGCCAGTTGCGAGCGACTGGTGTTCGCGTTCGCTGGCCCTCGAGCCAGGGTCAGAAGGGCGCACGCAGGGTTACGGTCGGCACGTGTGGTGTCGATCGTAACCCTGTTTGGCATGATGGGTGTTTCAGCGGTTGCTGTATCAAATGTCGCAGCGGTGCTTTGCGAACCAGACAGCCGTCCTCGTGTGCAAGTTGACAAGCGGTCAAGGCATAACTTGTATCAACGCACGGGGAGGCGATCTGATGCAAAAGTCTGTGGCGCTCGCGTACGTCCTCTGGTTTTTTCTTGGGTATTTAGGGATTCATCGCATGTACTGTGGTCGTGTCGGAAGTGGTGTCGCGATGCTGGCCCTAACCGTGTTTGGCGCACTTACGATGGGGATTTTCGTGGGACATATTCTGATGTTGATCGTCGGGATTTGGTGGCTTATCGACTTGTTCTTAACCGCTAAAATGGCCGGGTTTCCGCTTCGTTGAAGACAACGCGTTGTGGCATCGCGGCAAGGTTTTTGCATCGGTTGATAGTGCGCGAGATGGCGCGTATAATGAAAAGCATTGTCCTCAGAATGTCTTTCGGAGTATGTCGTGATTTGATTCTGATTCGACACGTGGAGCGACGCGTTTCCGATTCAATGAAAAGGAGCGTTTTGTATAGATGAAAGTGAACATAGCGGGTGTGACACTCGACAATCCTGTCGTATTGGCGCCGATGGCTGGCGTCTGCAATCCACCGTTTCGCATCTTGGCCAAGGAACTCGGTGCCGGCATGGTGTGCGCGGAAATGGTGAGCGATAAGGCCTTGATTCACGGAAGTGCCAAGAGTCAGCGCATGTTGACCATTCTGCCGGACGAACGGCCGGTGTCACTGCAGTTGATGGGTTATGACAAAGATTCGATGGAGAAAGCCGCTGCGATGGTCGGCGAGACGAACGCAGACCTGATCGACATCAACATGGGCTGTCCTGTGTTGAAGATCTATAAGAACGGATCCGGCGCGGCACTCGCCAGAGATCCGAAGTACGCCGCCGAGATCGTTCGTGCTGTCGCAAGCCACGTGGACAAGCCAGTCACCGTGAAATTCCGCAAGGGCTGGGACGACGATCACGTCAATGCAGTCGAAGTGGCACTGGCCGTGCAAGAAGCTGGCGCACAGGCAGTCGCCGTGCACGGACGGACCGCGAAGCAGTTGTACTCGGGGCGCGCGGATTGGGATATTATTCGGCGCGTGAAAGAGGCGGTCAACATCCCTGTCATCGGCAACGGCGACGTGGCTGAGCCCGAAGACGCCAAGCGTCTGATGGAAGAGACGGGATGCGATGCGGTGATGGTCGGGCGAGCCGCGCTCGGGAATCCGTGGATTTTCCGCGAGATTGCGCACTTTCTCGACACAGGTGAGAAACTCGAGGCTCCGAGCGTACAAGAGCGGATTGAGGTTACGCTGCGCCACATGCGATTGCTCGTCGAGCACAAAGGCGAGGTCATCGGCGTCAAGGAGATGCGCAAACACGCAGCCTGGTATATCAAGGGATTGCCAGGTTCAGCCGATATGCGGACCATCATCAATCAACAGGTGACCATGGCTGGGATGGAAAGTGCACTGCTCGACTACCTGCATGGCACGGTGAGCCAACGGAGTGCGTGAACGGTCACGCGTCGGATGACCACGGTTGGCTCCATGTGAAGTCTGTGAACCTTTTGGAACAAAGTCGAGAATTGTTCACCAAAGGCGCCTACGATCGTGCGCTTTATGGTAGATTGGTGAGGTAAAGGATGTGAACTGTCGCATGGGCCAACGAAAACGGCAGAATTGGATTACGGGATGGTTAATGCCGATCGTGATTGGTGTAGCCATCGCACTTTGTATTCGCCAATGGGTGGTCAGTGCGGCATATGTACCTTCCGAATCAATGTACCCTGCCATTCCAAATCCGTGTTACATTCTCGTCAATAAATTGGCGACGGAAATTCACGGAGTGCAGCGCGGAGACGTCGTCGTCTTCCATTATCCTGACGACCCTTCGGAGTTGTATGTCAAACGCGTCATTGGGTTACCGGGTGATACGGTCAAGGTTACGAACGATGCTGTCTACATTAATGGCAAGAAACTCAGTGAACCGATTATCACGCAGCCGAACGAAAATGGGCTGGGAACCTATCACGTGCCTGAGGGACACTATTTTATGATGGGTGACAATCGCCCAGTATCTGACGATAGCAGGTACTGGACTCACAAGTATGTCGCGAGGTCTGCGATTGTTGGAGAGGCAGACTTTGTTCTCTTCCCGTTTGCAAAGATGAAGAGTATTCCACAACACGTGTAGTCACAGCCAACGAAACAGCCGGCCCACAGGGTCGGCTGTTTTTTTCTGCGCTTAGCACGTCGCCGTCAGTGAATATCCTTGCCCTTCGTCTCGTAGCCAAGTGTCACGACGATGACGAAGCCAACGAGCAGTACGGCGAAGAATATTCCAAAGATCCAGCCGTATCCCAGATGTACCCCCAGCAACCAACCGGTGATGAACGGTGCGAGAGCACTGCCGATGCGGCCGAAGCCGGCGGCCCAGCCCATGCCCGTGGCGCGTGCGACGGTCGGGAATTGCTCCACGGTGAAGATATAGGTGCCGGCAAACGCGGCGAGCATGAAGTAAGAGAGAAACAGCCCGCAAATGATCAGCATCGCCGTGCTGTCGGCCAGGCCAAACAGCAGTGCTGAGATGGCAGCGAGCAGCATGGCTGTCACGAGTGTCTTCTTGCGCCCCCACCGTTCTACTAACCAGGCGGCAGTGAGATATCCTGGGACTTGCGCCAAGGTCATCACGAGTACGTAGCCAAGGCTGTGTACCAGTGAGTACCCCTTCTCCGAGAGCACAGAGGGAAGCCAGAGAAACATGCCGTAGTAGGTGTAGTTCATGACGAACCATAAGGCCCAGGTCACTACCGACCGGCGGGCGATTCCGTTCGTCCAGATCTGACGCAAAGCGGCTCC
This window encodes:
- the hemE gene encoding uroporphyrinogen decarboxylase, whose protein sequence is MFNDSFLRACRLEETKSVPVWFMRQAGRYDADYRAIRQRYSLVEICEHPEVAVEVTKMPVDKLGVDAAILFSDIMIPVGAMGLPFEIRENVGPVIASPIRHERDVERLQVFDAQEKLPHVLETIRLLSNELRVPLIGFMGAPFTLASYMVEGGPSRDYLQTKQMMVSRPDLWQQLMDKLAEMIIRYGREQVEAGAKALQIFDSWVGSLAPTDFVRYVKPTMQRIFEGLKPLSVPLIYFGVNTGELLGEFATTGASVVGVDWRVPLARARERVGRDVALQGNFDPAMLFAPRSEMERRALEILREGAKEPGFVFNLGHGVKPTTDIESLKFLVDVVHSFDPLVQ
- a CDS encoding BrxA/BrxB family bacilliredoxin — protein: MSLELDFYQMMIQPMRDELTQVGFRELRSAQEVDEVMAEHSGTTLFVVNSVCGCAGGIARPGVAMALENGKLPDRLVTVFAGQDKDATERARSFFTNMPPSSPSMFLFKDGELVGVLHRSDIEGSTAEAVATKLKALFDQYCTAKSN
- a CDS encoding fumarylacetoacetate hydrolase family protein, with the translated sequence MGQFTYWCSAEDSFQEIRNIFCVGRNYRDHASELGNAVPTEPMIFAKPTHALAAARGLVALPASRKEIHHELEIVLYIDKPVEPSSTARDVVGAVALGLDLTDRVAQTKLKEKGHPWEYAKGFVGSAILSDFHRFQDFRDVEGCDFAFDVNDVTVQSGNPHDMVFDFDALIQHVQRHFGLNRGDVLFTGTPAGVGPLQDGDRCVLRMNQDTWAEFQIQHGFGGKEE
- a CDS encoding metal-dependent transcriptional regulator, yielding MSVSRTNAMDAYLEAIYVIKAEGETVLASKIADYLNVSRPTVSQTLQRMNTAGYVTTGDGKEVVLTEAGLAQAEKIVRRHRLLERWLTDQLGLDWADAHVEAGRLENSVSPLVEERLAEMLGYPTTCPHGNVIPGTGYAQPKGIPLSEAPSDKTVEVIRIVELAEEDLDLLRYLDKTGFVPGARLKVESQNRFEAGVPVEVRGEVISLDPAVALRILVREVEA
- a CDS encoding D-alanyl-D-alanine carboxypeptidase; the protein is MRRDMRSRRWIRRIATLCAALVAMIGISVAAGQTTRAETSTPSGPYVNAKAAIVYDATTKRVLYDKRANEAMYPASTTKLMTAILLVQHMQPDDPVYVGTEAAHQPKVRLGVQPGTEIPADDALRALLMKSANDVAYGIAETVGGSQAGFARMMNVEARILGCTHTQFVTPNGLHAEAHATSAKDIALILAEAIKYPRIVEAMQTQQHTVAGKVIRNTNRLLYGQATSIGDYIGGKTGFTSKAMYCLATAVKQGEHVRISVVLGAPRKSLMYRETVRLLSWSNRAFDASKDTSEEDD
- a CDS encoding TM2 domain-containing protein; this encodes MQKSVALAYVLWFFLGYLGIHRMYCGRVGSGVAMLALTVFGALTMGIFVGHILMLIVGIWWLIDLFLTAKMAGFPLR
- the dusB gene encoding tRNA dihydrouridine synthase DusB; protein product: MKVNIAGVTLDNPVVLAPMAGVCNPPFRILAKELGAGMVCAEMVSDKALIHGSAKSQRMLTILPDERPVSLQLMGYDKDSMEKAAAMVGETNADLIDINMGCPVLKIYKNGSGAALARDPKYAAEIVRAVASHVDKPVTVKFRKGWDDDHVNAVEVALAVQEAGAQAVAVHGRTAKQLYSGRADWDIIRRVKEAVNIPVIGNGDVAEPEDAKRLMEETGCDAVMVGRAALGNPWIFREIAHFLDTGEKLEAPSVQERIEVTLRHMRLLVEHKGEVIGVKEMRKHAAWYIKGLPGSADMRTIINQQVTMAGMESALLDYLHGTVSQRSA
- the lepB gene encoding signal peptidase I, with amino-acid sequence MGQRKRQNWITGWLMPIVIGVAIALCIRQWVVSAAYVPSESMYPAIPNPCYILVNKLATEIHGVQRGDVVVFHYPDDPSELYVKRVIGLPGDTVKVTNDAVYINGKKLSEPIITQPNENGLGTYHVPEGHYFMMGDNRPVSDDSRYWTHKYVARSAIVGEADFVLFPFAKMKSIPQHV